Proteins co-encoded in one Sporosarcina sp. FSL K6-1522 genomic window:
- a CDS encoding enoyl-CoA hydratase/isomerase family protein, with amino-acid sequence MKSVHMEKDENIAIITLNRPEQLNAFDVEMRDQLYEIIAAIRDDTTVDAVILRGAGRGFCAGADLTEFGTQTTVIRKRRIRLQHDLWEEIRRLSKPIAAVLHGFAVGSGLEMAMLCDFRFASPGTKLALPEAQLGMIPAAGGTQSLPRLLRHGKALDFALGGHRVTAEEGYQMGMISRIVPEEELMQDTIDYMKAVVGQNAKTASWIKSLVAHGMDMPLAQGLARERVLVARSWTQRSKKVDY; translated from the coding sequence ATGAAATCAGTACATATGGAGAAGGATGAAAATATTGCAATCATCACATTGAATCGTCCTGAGCAGCTAAATGCTTTTGATGTAGAGATGCGCGATCAGCTCTATGAAATCATTGCGGCTATTCGTGATGACACGACAGTAGATGCGGTCATTTTACGTGGGGCAGGACGCGGTTTTTGTGCAGGGGCGGACTTAACCGAGTTCGGCACACAAACAACGGTCATTCGAAAACGTCGTATCAGGCTTCAACATGATTTATGGGAGGAGATTCGACGTTTGTCGAAGCCGATTGCAGCTGTGTTACATGGGTTTGCGGTAGGTTCAGGATTAGAAATGGCGATGCTTTGTGATTTTCGCTTTGCATCACCGGGCACGAAACTGGCTCTTCCAGAGGCGCAATTAGGCATGATCCCCGCAGCGGGAGGGACTCAGAGTTTACCGAGACTGCTGCGTCATGGGAAAGCGCTTGATTTTGCGTTAGGTGGCCATCGAGTGACTGCTGAAGAAGGGTATCAAATGGGGATGATTAGCCGGATTGTACCGGAAGAAGAGCTAATGCAAGACACGATTGATTATATGAAAGCGGTCGTAGGACAGAATGCCAAGACCGCTAGTTGGATAAAGTCCTTAGTGGCGCATGGCATGGATATGCCGTTAGCACAAGGATTAGCGCGGGAGCGTGTGCTAGTAGCACGGTCATGGACCCAGCGTAGTAAAAAGGTAGATTACTAA
- a CDS encoding IclR family transcriptional regulator: protein MSANKTIHQLNTVNNAISLLTLFLKRDAIGLVEIEQELGISKTAAFRLVVTMTDRGMLVKDEKTKRYHPGPLLFQLVRKFQVNDVVTVSQPFVQELATLTNESVYISIRTGNKYIYLSGIDSPQLLKVTIPFGDETDLYFGAAGTLHMAFMSPADLDVYFKRTEFKSFTPKTLTDSTQLQEKLAHIRDVGYSTSLGERMSDSGAVAAPIWDQGEEPVATIGVYLPMTRMTSDKQQELTNLVVQYANKISAELREDHNTTKTLP, encoded by the coding sequence ATGTCTGCTAATAAAACCATTCACCAATTAAATACAGTTAATAATGCAATATCGCTCTTAACATTGTTTCTAAAGCGAGACGCCATCGGTCTTGTAGAAATCGAACAAGAATTAGGGATCAGTAAGACTGCGGCCTTCCGATTAGTCGTCACGATGACAGATCGCGGAATGTTAGTAAAAGACGAAAAAACAAAGCGCTATCATCCAGGACCTCTATTATTTCAGCTCGTTCGGAAGTTTCAGGTCAATGACGTGGTTACCGTCTCGCAACCATTTGTTCAAGAGTTAGCTACGCTCACAAACGAATCCGTCTATATTTCGATTCGAACGGGAAACAAATACATATACTTATCCGGGATTGATAGCCCTCAACTCTTAAAAGTAACAATCCCATTCGGCGACGAAACCGATTTATATTTTGGTGCAGCGGGTACATTACATATGGCATTTATGTCTCCAGCTGACCTTGATGTCTATTTCAAACGAACAGAATTCAAATCTTTTACACCTAAAACACTAACTGACTCGACTCAATTGCAAGAAAAACTCGCTCATATTCGAGATGTCGGTTATTCAACAAGCCTTGGAGAAAGGATGTCCGATTCCGGAGCTGTCGCAGCCCCCATCTGGGATCAAGGAGAAGAACCTGTGGCCACTATCGGCGTCTATTTACCCATGACGCGGATGACTTCTGACAAACAACAAGAACTCACGAATCTCGTTGTTCAGTATGCCAATAAAATTTCAGCTGAACTCAGGGAAGATCATAACACTACTAAAACGTTGCCATGA
- a CDS encoding amidohydrolase encodes MPMPADLIIHNVSVITMDPLCPHAIGVAITNGKCVGLIHNEQEAWPLAPHGQRIDGQGMTLLPGLIDAHCHLRAQISRDLAVSCGHEDVDSIEDIQLTIRERANLLSPGTWIRATGYDLFYLQEQRHPTRWDLDKATSNHPVRLRHVTRHATVLNSAALALAGIGPESIDPPGVTVERDATTNMPTGLIYGGDAWLSQHVLPALTTDELHIGAKQLQSTLLRTGITAVQDATPTNTLFDLQFWSSCIQDGWPITIQLMTAEQHHEQLTNALVSAPDSLKKRLEMGPVKVVIEALPHLFPDPHELSQLAAEATRRDIPLSIHVVDPEMTWAAIEAIRYATERYPEKSIRHRFEHLSLCPDAFLPDISALGITVVTNPSLIHDHGDRYHTNVDVAEHSWLYRMHSVLAADIPLAAGSDAPVASFNPWIGIQTACTRATLSGAILGDSEKLERQQALALYTTGAARAAGWELSRGMIRPGFHADVILVDQNPLTCSIDALRHTQVAATWIDGKLVYHPNLQG; translated from the coding sequence ATGCCAATGCCCGCAGACTTAATCATCCATAATGTTTCCGTCATTACAATGGACCCCCTTTGTCCACATGCCATAGGCGTTGCCATCACCAATGGAAAATGCGTAGGGCTTATTCATAATGAGCAGGAAGCCTGGCCTTTAGCTCCCCACGGCCAACGAATAGATGGACAAGGTATGACGTTATTACCCGGACTAATTGACGCACATTGTCATCTCCGCGCACAAATTAGCCGGGATTTAGCCGTATCTTGTGGTCACGAAGATGTTGATAGCATCGAAGACATTCAACTAACCATTCGCGAGCGTGCCAACTTGCTGTCGCCCGGGACATGGATTCGCGCAACAGGCTATGATCTTTTCTATTTACAAGAACAGCGCCATCCTACTCGATGGGATTTAGACAAAGCTACTTCCAATCATCCTGTCCGCTTGCGTCATGTGACTCGCCATGCCACGGTACTAAATAGTGCAGCACTAGCGCTAGCTGGCATCGGACCTGAATCCATAGATCCACCTGGAGTGACAGTAGAACGTGATGCAACAACTAACATGCCCACCGGTTTAATTTACGGTGGAGATGCATGGCTCTCCCAACATGTGTTGCCCGCATTAACGACTGACGAGCTGCATATCGGAGCGAAGCAGTTGCAAAGCACATTGTTACGTACAGGAATAACCGCTGTACAGGATGCCACGCCAACAAATACGCTTTTTGACTTGCAGTTTTGGTCGTCCTGTATACAAGATGGCTGGCCCATCACCATTCAACTCATGACAGCAGAACAACATCATGAACAATTGACCAATGCCCTTGTGTCGGCGCCTGACTCTCTTAAAAAGCGACTGGAAATGGGACCTGTCAAAGTTGTCATAGAAGCGCTTCCCCATCTCTTTCCAGATCCACATGAACTGTCACAATTAGCCGCCGAAGCGACTCGCCGTGACATTCCTTTGTCCATCCATGTTGTGGACCCTGAAATGACTTGGGCCGCCATTGAAGCGATTCGTTATGCGACTGAACGTTATCCTGAAAAATCAATTCGCCATCGCTTTGAACACTTAAGCCTATGCCCCGATGCTTTTTTACCTGACATCTCCGCATTAGGCATTACCGTCGTCACAAATCCTAGTCTCATTCACGACCACGGCGACCGTTATCACACCAATGTAGACGTTGCCGAACATAGCTGGCTCTATCGAATGCACAGCGTACTCGCGGCAGACATTCCGCTCGCTGCTGGTTCAGATGCCCCAGTTGCTTCCTTCAATCCTTGGATTGGCATTCAAACAGCTTGTACACGTGCCACATTATCTGGAGCAATATTAGGCGACAGCGAGAAACTCGAACGGCAGCAAGCATTGGCCTTATATACGACCGGCGCTGCAAGAGCAGCTGGCTGGGAATTATCACGCGGCATGATCCGTCCTGGGTTTCACGCTGATGTAATACTCGTCGATCAAAACCCGCTCACCTGCTCAATTGATGCACTCCGTCACACGCAAGTTGCGGCAACATGGATTGATGGCAAGCTCGTCTATCATCCCAACCTACAAGGTTAG
- a CDS encoding SDR family oxidoreductase, producing MKLKGKVAFITGGSSGIGRGICHAFAKEGASIAFVGLNEHKGKNTEQELRDLGCDAYYMQADLQKRDQLPSLIERAVERFGQLDILVNNAHATKNVTFEETTEDIMNFSLDTGFWPTFLLMQSALPHLKESKGKVINFVSGAGMIGLSRQASYAAAKEAIRGISRVAANEWGRYGITVNMISPIANSPGVETMKETQTNAYNKMVSLIPMGRLGDCEHDIGRSAVFLASSDADYITGQTIMVDGGNIMVR from the coding sequence ATGAAGTTAAAAGGGAAAGTAGCGTTTATTACAGGTGGGTCTTCGGGAATCGGACGAGGGATTTGTCATGCGTTTGCGAAAGAAGGGGCGTCCATCGCATTTGTTGGTTTGAATGAGCATAAGGGGAAAAATACTGAGCAAGAATTACGTGATTTAGGGTGCGACGCCTATTATATGCAGGCGGATTTGCAAAAGCGTGATCAGTTACCGAGTTTAATAGAGCGAGCAGTCGAGCGATTTGGTCAGCTTGATATTTTAGTCAATAATGCGCATGCCACCAAAAATGTTACGTTCGAAGAGACGACAGAAGACATTATGAATTTCTCACTCGATACAGGTTTTTGGCCGACTTTCCTCTTAATGCAAAGTGCTTTGCCACACTTAAAAGAATCGAAAGGCAAGGTCATTAATTTCGTGTCAGGTGCGGGGATGATTGGTCTCAGTAGGCAGGCTTCCTACGCGGCGGCAAAAGAAGCGATTCGTGGCATTTCACGCGTTGCGGCGAATGAATGGGGACGCTATGGCATTACAGTGAATATGATTTCACCTATCGCTAATTCACCAGGCGTTGAGACGATGAAAGAAACGCAAACGAATGCATACAATAAAATGGTGTCTTTAATTCCAATGGGACGCCTTGGCGATTGTGAGCATGATATTGGGCGATCGGCGGTCTTTTTGGCAAGTAGTGACGCAGACTATATTACGGGGCAGACGATAATGGTAGATGGCGGGAACATTATGGTTCGCTAA